Proteins from one Acidobacteriota bacterium genomic window:
- a CDS encoding fructosamine kinase family protein: MSLENAVEDAIAQATGKRSAIRESAGVGGGCINAARRIELEDGREFFLKSNADPLPGMFEREAEGLEALAEAAGELRVPEVIAVGGGRRGAAHFIVMEHIPTGHPAGDFFRRLGRGFALLHQESGAERFGFEHDNYIGSTPQPNGWMEDWVDFYRRRRLGFQLELACQKGHADDQMMQLGRRLLDRLDEYIAQPDEPPCLLHGDLWSGNYLCDDRGRPVLIDPAVYYGRGEADLAMTRLFGGFDSEFYAAYHEVRPRRDGHQARSDLYQLYHLLNHLNLFGRSYLSGCLRILRRYA, translated from the coding sequence ATGAGCTTAGAGAACGCCGTTGAAGACGCCATCGCCCAGGCCACGGGTAAGCGCTCCGCCATCCGGGAGAGCGCGGGAGTGGGCGGGGGATGCATCAACGCCGCCCGGCGCATCGAGCTCGAGGACGGGCGCGAGTTCTTCCTCAAGTCGAATGCCGATCCCCTGCCGGGGATGTTCGAGCGTGAGGCCGAAGGACTCGAGGCCCTGGCCGAGGCGGCTGGAGAACTGCGGGTGCCCGAGGTCATAGCCGTGGGAGGCGGCCGGCGGGGCGCGGCCCACTTCATCGTCATGGAGCACATTCCCACGGGACATCCTGCGGGGGACTTTTTCCGCCGGCTGGGGCGCGGATTTGCCTTGCTCCACCAGGAATCCGGCGCCGAGCGCTTCGGCTTTGAACATGACAACTATATCGGCAGCACCCCACAGCCCAACGGATGGATGGAGGACTGGGTCGACTTTTATCGTCGCCGCCGGCTGGGATTTCAGCTTGAGCTGGCTTGCCAAAAGGGGCACGCTGACGACCAGATGATGCAGTTGGGCCGGCGCTTGCTCGACCGGCTGGATGAATACATCGCCCAACCCGACGAACCCCCCTGCCTGCTGCACGGAGACTTGTGGAGCGGCAACTATCTGTGCGACGACCGGGGACGCCCGGTGCTCATCGATCCGGCCGTCTACTACGGACGCGGCGAAGCCGACCTGGCCATGACCCGCCTCTTCGGAGGGTTCGACTCGGAGTTCTACGCCGCCTATCACGAAGTGCGTCCACGCCGGGATGGGCACCAGGCCCGCAGCGACCTCTACCAGCTCTACCACCTGCTCAACCACCTCAACCTCTTCGGACGCTCCTACCTGAGCGGATGCCTGCGCATCCTCCGCCGATATGCATAG
- a CDS encoding low molecular weight protein-tyrosine-phosphatase, producing MGGLGRLLGMSRKRVLFVCLGNICRSPAGEGVFKHYVAERGLQGEFEADSAGTSAYHVGEPPDRRMRQAASRRGLDLTGQSRQFSERDFQRFDLIVAMDRSNLRSIQAMDRKGRYQHKIKLFSDFVGDGFPVDVPDPYYGGRDGFDAVLDLLEEGMDGLLEHLAGSAGE from the coding sequence ATGGGGGGATTGGGTAGACTGCTGGGGATGAGTAGGAAGCGGGTTTTGTTTGTGTGTTTAGGGAATATTTGCAGGTCGCCGGCCGGGGAAGGGGTGTTCAAGCACTATGTGGCCGAGCGGGGGCTGCAAGGGGAGTTCGAGGCCGACTCGGCGGGCACTTCGGCTTACCATGTGGGCGAGCCTCCGGATCGGCGCATGCGCCAGGCGGCTTCGCGCAGGGGACTCGACTTGACCGGGCAGTCGAGGCAGTTTTCCGAGCGTGATTTTCAGCGCTTCGACCTGATCGTGGCCATGGACCGGTCTAACCTGCGCAGCATTCAGGCCATGGACCGAAAAGGACGCTACCAGCACAAAATCAAGCTCTTCAGCGACTTCGTAGGCGACGGATTCCCTGTCGATGTGCCCGATCCCTACTACGGCGGACGCGACGGTTTCGACGCCGTCCTCGACTTGCTGGAAGAGGGTATGGACGGTCTGCTCGAGCATCTTGCAGGCTCGGCTGGCGAATGA
- a CDS encoding metalloregulator ArsR/SmtB family transcription factor, giving the protein MDERADQLLKSLADRTRRDMVRVLGEVPLTVGEITEVLGMPQSTVSRHLKTLRQTGLLVDRREGNRTYIGVVEPQVNGNGVKGDAQLGDLLNGWLRKQPLGDLLEERLKTVVRGREGGQDAFERLAHQWDDLRFQHFGGLFHLEALASLLPRGWTVLDIGTGTGYMLPFLSRQFRQVIAVDPSSAMLELARERAHREGLENVRVHPGRLEELPAEEDSVDAVLAILVMRHSADRGQALTELARVLKPGGRLLVVDIHPHRLNEFHLAMGDSSPGIDPGRLIEELTEAGFQLGRHTNLPMPPPGHPAAPSRPAPPLFLLTAENRTSAQRADSTSKETVS; this is encoded by the coding sequence GTGGATGAACGAGCGGACCAGTTGCTGAAGTCGCTGGCTGACCGGACGCGGCGGGATATGGTGCGGGTGTTGGGAGAAGTGCCCCTGACGGTGGGGGAGATCACCGAGGTGTTGGGGATGCCTCAGTCGACCGTCAGCCGCCACCTGAAGACGCTGCGCCAGACCGGGTTGCTGGTGGACCGGCGGGAAGGCAACCGGACTTACATCGGAGTGGTCGAACCGCAGGTCAACGGCAACGGTGTCAAGGGGGACGCTCAACTGGGCGATCTGCTCAACGGCTGGCTGAGGAAGCAGCCTCTGGGAGATCTCCTGGAAGAGCGCCTCAAGACCGTGGTGCGCGGACGCGAAGGCGGCCAGGACGCCTTTGAGCGGCTGGCTCACCAGTGGGACGACCTGCGCTTCCAGCACTTCGGCGGACTCTTTCACCTCGAAGCCCTGGCATCGCTGCTGCCCCGCGGGTGGACGGTGCTGGACATCGGAACCGGCACCGGCTACATGCTGCCTTTCCTAAGCCGCCAGTTTCGCCAGGTGATCGCGGTCGATCCCTCCTCAGCCATGCTGGAGCTTGCCCGCGAGAGGGCCCATCGGGAAGGACTGGAGAACGTCCGCGTCCACCCCGGACGCCTGGAGGAGCTTCCTGCTGAAGAAGACAGCGTGGATGCCGTCCTGGCCATTCTGGTGATGCGCCACAGCGCCGATCGAGGGCAGGCGCTGACCGAGCTGGCCCGCGTCCTCAAGCCCGGCGGACGCCTGCTGGTGGTCGACATTCATCCACACCGATTGAACGAGTTTCACCTCGCCATGGGCGATTCCTCGCCGGGAATCGACCCCGGGCGGCTGATCGAAGAACTGACGGAGGCCGGTTTCCAACTGGGCCGGCACACGAATCTGCCCATGCCGCCTCCCGGCCACCCGGCCGCACCGTCGCGTCCGGCGCCGCCTTTGTTTCTGCTGACCGCTGAGAACCGAACCTCCGCCCAAAGAGCGGATTCCACATCCAAGGAGACTGTTTCATGA
- the ahcY gene encoding adenosylhomocysteinase — protein MTTTTATKQDFKVKDLSLAKFGRKEIELAEAEMPGLMSIRREYAASKPLKGARVAGSLHMTIQTAVLIETLAELGAEVRWASCNIFSTQDHAAAAIAEAGIPVFAWKGETLEEYWWCTDRALAFPEGGPSLMVDDGGDATLLIHLGKEAEDAYEADGTLPEPDSTENAEMKVILALIRQRLQEDPRYWTRMAEGVLGVSEETTTGVLRLNQRAKKGTLLFPAINVNDSVTKSKFDNVYGCRHSLPDSIMRATDVMIGGKTVVVCGFGEVGKGCAQSMRGQGARVIVTEIDPICALQAAMEGYQVARLEDVLDTADIFVTATGNFNVIRTEHMKRMKDKAIVCNIGHFDNEIDMAELAKVPGIQKEEIKPQVHQWHFSDDKSLIVLAEGRLVNLGCATGHPSFVMSNSFSNQVIAQIELWKNHSDYDKQVYVLPKHLDEKVARLHLEKLGARLTTLTSEQAEYIGVEVEGPYKPDHYRY, from the coding sequence ATGACAACCACCACCGCCACCAAGCAAGACTTCAAGGTCAAAGACTTGAGCCTGGCCAAGTTCGGACGCAAGGAGATCGAGCTGGCCGAAGCCGAAATGCCCGGATTGATGTCGATCCGCCGGGAGTACGCGGCCTCGAAGCCGCTCAAAGGCGCCCGCGTCGCGGGTTCGCTGCACATGACCATCCAGACCGCCGTGCTGATCGAGACGCTGGCCGAGTTGGGCGCCGAGGTCCGCTGGGCCTCCTGCAATATTTTCTCCACCCAGGATCACGCCGCCGCCGCCATCGCCGAGGCCGGCATCCCGGTCTTTGCCTGGAAGGGCGAGACGCTGGAGGAGTACTGGTGGTGCACCGACCGCGCCCTGGCTTTTCCTGAAGGCGGACCCAGCCTGATGGTGGACGACGGAGGCGACGCCACCCTGCTCATCCACCTGGGCAAAGAAGCTGAGGACGCCTATGAAGCGGACGGCACGCTGCCCGAGCCCGACAGCACCGAAAACGCCGAGATGAAGGTCATCCTGGCCCTCATCCGCCAGCGCCTGCAGGAGGACCCGCGCTATTGGACGCGCATGGCCGAGGGGGTGCTGGGCGTCAGCGAGGAAACCACCACCGGCGTCCTGCGCCTCAACCAGCGCGCCAAGAAGGGGACGCTGCTCTTCCCCGCCATCAACGTCAACGACTCGGTCACCAAGAGCAAGTTCGACAACGTCTACGGTTGCCGTCATTCTCTGCCCGACAGCATCATGCGGGCCACCGACGTGATGATCGGGGGCAAGACCGTGGTGGTGTGCGGATTCGGGGAGGTGGGCAAGGGCTGCGCCCAGTCCATGCGCGGACAGGGCGCACGCGTGATCGTCACCGAAATCGATCCCATCTGCGCCCTGCAGGCGGCCATGGAAGGCTATCAGGTGGCCCGGCTTGAAGACGTCCTCGACACGGCCGACATCTTCGTCACCGCCACCGGCAACTTCAACGTCATCCGCACCGAGCACATGAAGCGGATGAAGGACAAGGCCATCGTCTGCAACATCGGCCACTTCGACAACGAAATCGACATGGCCGAACTGGCCAAGGTGCCGGGCATCCAAAAAGAGGAAATCAAGCCGCAAGTCCACCAGTGGCACTTCAGCGATGACAAGAGCCTGATCGTGCTGGCCGAGGGACGCCTGGTCAACCTGGGCTGCGCCACCGGACATCCCAGCTTCGTGATGAGCAACTCCTTCTCCAACCAGGTCATCGCCCAAATCGAGCTGTGGAAGAACCACTCCGATTACGACAAGCAGGTCTACGTCCTGCCCAAGCACCTGGATGAGAAGGTGGCGCGCTTGCACCTGGAGAAGCTGGGCGCCAGGCTCACCACGCTGACTTCCGAGCAAGCCGAGTACATCGGCGTGGAAGTGGAAGGCCCCTACAAGCCCGACCACTACCGGTATTAA
- a CDS encoding metallopeptidase family protein — protein sequence MDRRAFDRVLERAIERIPPEFRRAMDNLEILVEDWPNPDLMEEVLGDRHAQAYGLFVGVPLPDRGAFDWGMLPTVIYIFRQPLLRDFPNRRDLIREVEITLAHEVGHFMGFDEETLAAYGYE from the coding sequence ATGGACCGCCGCGCATTCGACCGGGTCTTGGAACGTGCGATTGAGCGCATTCCTCCCGAGTTCCGGCGTGCCATGGACAACCTCGAGATCCTGGTCGAAGACTGGCCCAACCCCGACTTGATGGAAGAAGTGCTGGGCGATCGTCACGCCCAGGCCTACGGACTCTTCGTGGGTGTTCCCCTGCCTGATCGGGGAGCATTCGACTGGGGCATGTTGCCCACCGTCATCTACATCTTCCGTCAGCCCTTGCTTCGCGATTTTCCAAACCGTCGCGACCTGATCCGCGAGGTCGAGATCACGCTGGCTCATGAAGTCGGGCATTTCATGGGCTTCGACGAGGAAACTCTTGCCGCCTACGGCTACGAGTAG
- a CDS encoding cytochrome c-type biogenesis protein, protein MRIALMVLFLVFSSAMAHEDDVRLSPQQEVVAKSLETELIAPCCWRQPVSEHHSPAAEKVRAEIRQLVSEGQSSEAILARFTDQYGARILSAPPRQGFNWLAWVLPFVALAVGGLGIVIYVRSKQPSGEAASADQAGRSSSDDRYARMLEEEMREV, encoded by the coding sequence ATGCGTATCGCACTGATGGTTCTCTTCTTGGTCTTCTCTTCAGCAATGGCCCACGAAGACGACGTCCGCCTGAGCCCCCAGCAGGAGGTCGTAGCCAAGAGCTTGGAAACCGAGTTGATCGCACCTTGCTGCTGGCGTCAGCCGGTTTCGGAGCATCATTCTCCGGCCGCCGAGAAAGTCCGTGCCGAAATCCGACAGTTGGTTTCCGAGGGGCAAAGCAGCGAGGCCATCCTGGCTCGCTTCACCGATCAATACGGCGCCCGCATACTTTCCGCGCCGCCCAGGCAGGGATTTAACTGGCTGGCCTGGGTGCTTCCCTTCGTAGCTCTGGCAGTTGGCGGCCTGGGCATCGTCATTTACGTCCGCAGCAAGCAACCCTCTGGCGAGGCGGCTTCCGCTGACCAAGCGGGCCGCTCCTCCTCCGACGACCGCTACGCCCGCATGCTGGAAGAGGAAATGAGGGAAGTCTAG
- a CDS encoding SDR family oxidoreductase, whose amino-acid sequence MDLGLSGRKALVMGASSGLGKAVARALVEEGASAVICARGEEKLRSTAEEIGAFPVVCDLSQAGAAAALVEKSREKLGGLDILVSNTGGPPQGGFLDLTSQDWEAGFRGLWMSAVESMQAALPHMREQGWGRLLLVTSVAAREPVAGLTISNAYRAGLHGLVNSVSREVASQGVTVNALMPGYTKTERLAELGVSDEQIAAQIPAGRLGRPHELAALAAFLASEKAAYITGQAIAVDGGLLRSI is encoded by the coding sequence ATGGATTTAGGGCTGAGCGGAAGGAAAGCATTGGTGATGGGAGCCTCCAGCGGACTGGGCAAGGCGGTCGCCCGAGCCCTCGTCGAGGAAGGCGCCTCAGCCGTCATTTGCGCCCGGGGCGAGGAGAAGCTCAGGTCCACGGCAGAGGAAATCGGGGCCTTCCCGGTGGTCTGCGACCTCTCTCAAGCAGGAGCCGCCGCGGCTCTGGTCGAGAAATCGCGTGAGAAGCTGGGCGGACTCGACATCCTGGTCTCCAACACAGGAGGACCGCCTCAGGGAGGCTTTCTCGATCTCACCAGCCAGGACTGGGAGGCCGGTTTCCGGGGGCTCTGGATGAGCGCGGTGGAGTCGATGCAGGCCGCTTTGCCGCACATGCGCGAGCAAGGCTGGGGACGACTGCTCCTGGTCACCTCGGTGGCCGCCCGCGAACCGGTGGCCGGACTGACCATATCCAACGCCTACCGCGCGGGACTGCACGGACTGGTCAATTCCGTCAGCCGCGAGGTGGCCTCTCAGGGTGTGACCGTCAACGCCCTCATGCCCGGTTACACCAAGACCGAGCGGTTAGCCGAACTGGGAGTTTCCGACGAGCAGATCGCGGCCCAAATCCCGGCTGGCCGCCTGGGACGCCCCCACGAGTTGGCCGCTTTGGCCGCCTTTCTGGCCTCTGAGAAGGCCGCCTACATCACCGGTCAGGCCATCGCCGTCGACGGAGGGCTGCTGCGCAGTATCTGA
- a CDS encoding c-type cytochrome — MRRFAVIALMALWCSLFVLDAALPASPAAQAQDDAETKRQIRQGKRLFRLHCQLCHGPEGEHPDPLFSLADDDWRHGDKLEDIEQNVTEGILGTAMLGFQGRLSEEDIKAVSRYVYTFIDEEEGQ, encoded by the coding sequence ATGAGGAGATTTGCAGTCATCGCGCTGATGGCTTTGTGGTGCTCGCTGTTCGTACTCGACGCTGCATTGCCCGCCTCGCCGGCGGCGCAAGCCCAAGACGACGCCGAGACCAAGCGTCAGATCCGTCAAGGCAAGCGCCTGTTCAGGCTCCACTGTCAGCTCTGTCACGGCCCGGAAGGAGAGCATCCCGACCCGCTTTTTTCTTTGGCCGACGACGATTGGCGTCACGGAGACAAGCTGGAAGACATCGAGCAAAACGTCACCGAAGGCATCCTCGGCACCGCCATGTTGGGCTTTCAGGGCCGCCTCAGCGAGGAAGACATCAAGGCGGTCTCCCGTTATGTCTACACTTTTATCGATGAGGAAGAAGGGCAGTAG
- a CDS encoding pitrilysin family protein produces MKWMLRILLVSMLLGPLAAADGIFPFEYREVKLDNGFTAYLIDAGSPGQLAYVTIVRTGSRDEWEPGRSGYAHFFEHMMFRGTEKYPNFDEVLTAIGADSNAFTSSDMTVYHIVASSESLPTLVDLESDRFQNLSYDESEFRTEAGAVLGEFNQGRANPFSFLFEKLLDTAFDKHTYKHTTIGFEADVRSMPEGFDYSRSFFERYYRPENVVLVVAGDFDFDNAEQLIRSHYSGWQRGYRPPQITPEPEQTAPREATVHFPGSALPAMVVAYKIPAWKPDSRLAVAVEVLGQVAFGPNSDIYRELVVDSQTVQFIQGDFGTQRDPGLGAVFAAATDQQKLYRAQRAIEAAVERFTSQPPSQEALNTAKRYMRYDYLMDLETARDVAFSLIGTVVNTGGIEAINTFYQTLEKVTPEDVMEAARLVLQKDKRTIVTLLPAGMEREPEMRMDEAGSFPDVVTLPEPDSPFVSFNIWFKAGSQNDPPGKEGLAALTAAVLEDSSTRNNSYEQILAKLYPMAAGYSSSVDKEMTVFRGTVHKDNLDEYYGLFTDAILAPAFKEEDFQRIKSRLMSYLERQRRFSSDEELGKELLFREIFRGTPYEHPEEGYVETVRALTLQDVKDFYAGNYLRGNVVMGVAGDYPENMPRRLRSDFDALPAGSTDPVPAPQPQPIEGLNVLIVEKDTSATAISMGYPYDLLRSDDDFYAMMLANSWLGEHRSSASHLYQVIREARGMNYGDYSYIEAYPLGHTISLPPQNVARRKQIFQIWIRPVSGLQEGDLHNRALFATRAALREFQDLVDDGMTQQEFEITRGFLKNYTVNYGSTLSRRLGYRIDDYFYGIEDEPHLESIKSELDALSLEDVNQAIKRYLQYDDMWIVFITKDAEGLKRLLVSGAASPIEYPGEKPEEILSEDRIIQAFPLPVQDDKIKIIHINDVLER; encoded by the coding sequence ATGAAGTGGATGTTACGAATCTTGTTGGTTTCGATGCTGCTCGGACCGCTGGCGGCGGCCGACGGAATCTTTCCTTTTGAATATCGCGAGGTGAAACTGGACAACGGTTTCACCGCTTACCTGATCGACGCGGGCTCGCCCGGCCAACTGGCTTACGTGACCATCGTACGCACCGGCAGCCGCGACGAGTGGGAGCCCGGACGCAGCGGATACGCTCACTTCTTCGAGCACATGATGTTCCGCGGCACCGAGAAATACCCCAATTTCGACGAGGTGCTGACCGCCATCGGAGCCGACAGCAACGCCTTCACCAGTTCTGACATGACGGTCTACCACATCGTGGCTTCCAGCGAATCGCTGCCGACCCTGGTGGATCTCGAGTCCGACCGCTTTCAGAACCTCAGCTACGACGAATCGGAGTTCCGCACCGAGGCCGGAGCGGTCCTGGGCGAATTCAATCAGGGACGGGCCAACCCTTTTTCTTTTCTCTTCGAAAAGCTGCTCGACACGGCTTTCGACAAACACACCTACAAGCACACGACCATCGGCTTCGAGGCCGATGTGCGCTCGATGCCTGAGGGCTTCGACTACAGCCGTTCCTTTTTCGAGCGCTACTATCGTCCGGAGAACGTGGTGCTGGTGGTGGCCGGCGACTTCGACTTCGACAACGCCGAGCAGTTGATTCGCAGCCATTATTCGGGGTGGCAGAGAGGGTACCGTCCGCCGCAGATCACTCCGGAGCCTGAGCAAACGGCTCCCCGCGAGGCCACCGTGCATTTTCCGGGAAGCGCCCTGCCCGCCATGGTGGTGGCCTACAAGATTCCTGCCTGGAAACCCGACAGCCGCCTGGCTGTAGCGGTGGAAGTCCTGGGTCAAGTCGCCTTCGGCCCCAATTCCGACATCTACCGCGAATTGGTGGTGGACAGCCAAACCGTGCAGTTCATTCAGGGCGACTTCGGAACGCAGAGGGATCCCGGACTGGGAGCCGTTTTTGCGGCCGCCACCGATCAGCAGAAGCTCTACCGGGCCCAGCGGGCCATCGAGGCGGCCGTGGAGAGATTCACTTCCCAGCCGCCTTCCCAGGAGGCGCTCAACACCGCCAAACGGTACATGCGCTACGACTACCTGATGGATCTGGAAACGGCCCGCGACGTGGCTTTTTCGCTTATCGGCACGGTGGTCAACACGGGCGGGATAGAAGCCATCAACACCTTCTATCAAACCCTTGAGAAGGTGACTCCCGAAGACGTGATGGAAGCCGCCCGCCTGGTGCTTCAAAAAGACAAACGCACCATCGTGACCCTGCTGCCCGCGGGCATGGAACGCGAGCCCGAGATGAGGATGGACGAGGCGGGCTCTTTCCCGGACGTCGTCACTCTGCCCGAGCCCGATTCGCCCTTCGTGTCCTTCAACATCTGGTTCAAGGCGGGCTCCCAGAACGACCCTCCTGGCAAGGAGGGGCTGGCCGCCCTGACGGCTGCCGTGCTGGAAGACAGTTCCACCCGGAACAACAGCTATGAGCAGATCCTGGCCAAGCTCTATCCCATGGCGGCGGGGTATTCCTCCAGCGTCGACAAGGAGATGACGGTCTTCAGAGGAACCGTCCACAAGGACAACCTGGACGAATACTACGGCCTCTTCACCGACGCCATTCTGGCGCCGGCCTTCAAGGAAGAGGACTTCCAGCGCATCAAGTCGCGGCTCATGAGCTATCTGGAGCGACAGCGGCGCTTTTCCTCCGACGAGGAGTTGGGCAAAGAACTGCTCTTCCGCGAGATCTTCCGCGGCACGCCCTACGAGCATCCGGAGGAGGGATACGTCGAGACCGTTCGCGCCTTGACCCTTCAAGACGTCAAGGACTTTTATGCCGGCAACTACCTGCGCGGCAATGTGGTCATGGGCGTGGCTGGCGATTATCCCGAGAACATGCCCCGGCGGCTGCGGTCCGACTTCGACGCCCTGCCGGCGGGCTCGACCGATCCGGTGCCCGCGCCCCAGCCTCAGCCCATCGAGGGGCTGAACGTGCTTATCGTCGAGAAAGACACCAGCGCAACCGCCATCAGCATGGGCTATCCCTACGACCTGCTGCGCTCAGACGACGATTTCTACGCCATGATGCTGGCCAATTCCTGGTTGGGGGAACATCGCAGTTCCGCCAGCCATCTCTATCAGGTCATCCGCGAGGCGCGGGGCATGAATTACGGCGACTACAGCTACATCGAGGCCTATCCGCTGGGACACACCATCAGCTTGCCGCCCCAGAACGTGGCCCGGCGCAAGCAGATCTTCCAGATCTGGATCCGTCCCGTCTCCGGACTCCAGGAGGGCGACCTCCACAACCGGGCTCTCTTCGCCACCCGCGCCGCCCTGCGCGAGTTCCAGGACCTGGTCGACGATGGAATGACCCAGCAGGAGTTCGAAATCACCCGCGGCTTCCTCAAGAACTACACCGTCAACTACGGCTCCACCCTGAGCCGCCGCCTGGGATACCGCATCGACGACTATTTCTACGGCATCGAGGATGAGCCGCACCTGGAGTCGATCAAGTCGGAGTTGGACGCTCTCAGCCTGGAGGACGTCAACCAGGCCATCAAGCGTTATCTGCAGTATGACGACATGTGGATCGTCTTCATCACCAAGGATGCCGAAGGACTCAAGCGCCTGTTGGTGAGCGGCGCCGCGAGCCCCATCGAATACCCGGGTGAAAAGCCCGAAGAGATTCTCAGCGAAGACCGCATCATCCAGGCCTTCCCCTTGCCGGTGCAGGACGACAAGATCAAGATCATCCACATCAACGACGTCCTGGAACGCTGA
- the tadA gene encoding tRNA adenosine(34) deaminase TadA — protein sequence MSGPRDDSARADDSSSHRSWMALALEEARRAAQEGEVPIGAVAVLGGQLVARQHNRTIQLVDPTAHAEVLVLREAARKLGNYRLNGLEVFVTVEPCSMCAGAAIWARIARCVFAARDEKAGAVVSKARLFAPGLFNHQVQWQEGPLAEESRALLQAFFAARR from the coding sequence ATGAGCGGACCTCGTGACGACAGCGCCAGAGCCGACGATTCCTCCAGCCACCGGTCCTGGATGGCCCTGGCCCTGGAGGAAGCTCGGCGGGCAGCTCAAGAAGGAGAAGTTCCCATCGGAGCGGTAGCCGTCCTCGGCGGTCAACTGGTAGCGCGCCAGCACAACCGCACCATTCAACTGGTCGACCCCACCGCACATGCCGAGGTCCTGGTCTTGCGGGAAGCGGCCCGCAAGCTGGGCAATTATCGTCTCAACGGACTCGAGGTCTTCGTGACCGTCGAGCCTTGTTCCATGTGCGCGGGAGCTGCCATCTGGGCCCGCATCGCCCGCTGTGTCTTCGCAGCCCGCGACGAAAAGGCCGGTGCCGTGGTTTCCAAGGCCCGACTCTTCGCCCCCGGCCTTTTCAATCACCAGGTGCAATGGCAGGAGGGTCCGCTGGCCGAAGAGTCGCGCGCGCTCCTGCAGGCCTTTTTCGCCGCCCGGCGCTGA